A DNA window from Hordeum vulgare subsp. vulgare chromosome 1H, MorexV3_pseudomolecules_assembly, whole genome shotgun sequence contains the following coding sequences:
- the LOC123437727 gene encoding ABC transporter D family member 1-like, translated as MPSLQLLQLTERGRGLLASRRRTLAVVSGALVAGGALAYARSGRGQRRRGRPEAAAANDGGDALGRNGERLGHSGTDGRLAGTTKRRKSALKSLHFLAAILLKKIGPSGTRYLLGLMLTAVLRTAVGHRLAKVQGFLFKAAFLRRVPTFTRLIIENLILCFLQSAVYQTSKYLTGSLNLRFKKILTDLVHADYFQNMVYYKISHVDHRISNPEQRIASDIPKFSSELSELVQDDLAAVAEGLIYTWRLCSYASPKYMLWILAYILVAGGAIRNFSPAFGKMKSTEQHLEGEYRQLHSRLRTHAESVAFYGGEKREEYHIMQRFRALVGHLKHVLHENWWFGMIQDFFLKYFGATVAVVLIIEPFFSGDLRPDSSTIGRADMLSNLRYHTSVIIALFQSLGTLSISSRRLNILSGYADRIRELLDVSRELSGVRDRSLNHSSSVGNYISEANHIEFSGVKVVTPAGNVLVDDLTLRVETGSNLLITGPNGSGKSSLFRVLGGLWPLVSGHIVKPGVGSDLNKEIFYVPQRPYTAVGTLREQLIYPLTADQETEPLTYDGMVDLLKNVDLEYLLERYPLDKEVNWGDELSLGEQQRLGMARLFYHKPKFAILDECTSAVTIDMEERFCKKVRAMGTSCITISHRPALVAFHNIVLSLDGEGGWDVQHRRDDSSFYTEDSELTSLETERKSDALIVQRAFMNRAKSNASLRSKDSYSTKVIANSTKLETGQTVRTPVIPHLQCSPRPLPLRATAMLKILIPKLLDKQGGQLLAVALLIFSRTVISDRIASLNGTTVKFVLEQDKAAFVRLVGVSVLQSAANSFVAPSLRTLTSRLALGWRIRLTNHLLQYYLRRNAFYKVFNMSGKSIDADQRLTLDVDKLTTDLAGLVTGMVKPLVDILWFTWRMKLLSGRRGVGILYAYMLLGLGFLRAISPDFGHLASEEQELEGTFRFMHSRLRTHAESIAFFGGGSREKAMVEAKFMKLLNHSKVLLRKQWLYGVVDDFVTKQLPHNVTWGLSLLYALEHKGDRALTSTQGELAHALRFLASVVSQSFIAFGDILELHKKFLELSGGINRIFELEEILRVAQKDTPVPSSAISAASDEIIEFHEVDIVTPSQKLLARKLSCSVVQGKSLLLTGPNGTGKSSVFRVLRDLWPAFSGRVTKPSEGMFHVPQSPYTSLGTLRDQIIYPLSREEAEMKILSLYKSSNRSSAPELLDDHLKTVLVNVRLVYLLEREGWDSTPNWEDVLSLGEQQRLGMARLFFHHPKFGILDECTNATSVDVEEHLYRLATDMGITVITSSQRPALIPFHSVELKLIDGEGNWELCEIQH; from the exons ATGCCGTCCCTGCAGCTGCTGCAGCTCACCGAGCGTGGCCGCGGGCTGCTCGCGTCCCGGAG GAGGACGCTGGCGGTTGTCTCGGGCGCGCTGGTCGCTGGCGGGGCGTTGGCGTACGCGCGGTCGGGCCGAGGCCAAAGGAGGCGAGGCCGTCCGGAGGCCGCCGCCGCCAATGATGGCGGCGATGCGTTGGGCAGGAATGGGGAGAGGCTGGGTCACAGCGGCACGGATGGCCGGTTGGCCGGGACGACGAAGCGGAGGAAGAGCGCGCTGAAGTCCTTGCATTTCTTGGCCGCTATCCTGCTCAAGAAGATTGGACCGAGTGGCACGCGATACCTTCTTGGCTTGATGTTGACAGCC GTGCTGCGTACTGCTGTCGGGCATAGATTAGCAAAAGTTCAAGGCTTTCTATTTAAAGCGGCATTTCTTCGGCGTGTTCCAACCTTTACGCGCCTAATTATAGAGAATCTGATCTTATGCTTTCTCCAATCAGCAGTATACCAGACCTCAAAATACTTAACTGGGTCCTTGAACTTGCGCTTCAAGAAAATTTTAACAGACCTCGTCCATGCCGATTATTTCCAG AATATGGTTTACTACAAGATCTCTCATGTGGATCATCGAATATCAAATCCGGAGCAAAGGATTGCCAGTGATATTCCAAAGTTCTCTTCTGAACTTAGTGAACTTGTACAGGATGATTTGGCTGCAGTTGCAGAAGGGTTGATATATACATGGCGTCTCTGTTCTTATGCTAGTCCGAAATACATGCTTTGGATTCTG GCATATATACTAGTTGCTGGTGGAGCAATTAGAAATTTCTCTCCTGCTTTTGGAAAGATGAAATCCACAGAGCAGCACTTAGAAGGGGAGTATCGTCAACTTCATTCACGCTTAAGAACTCATGCTGAGAGTGTAGCATTTTATGGTGGTGAGAAGAGAGAAGAATATCATATTATGCAGCGATTTCGAGCTCTTGTTGGGCACTTGAAGCATGTACTCCATGAAAACTGGTGGTTCGGCATGATTCAAGATTTCTTTCTGAAGTACTTTGGGGCCACTGTAGCAGTTGTCCTTATTATCGAACCGTTCTTCTCCGGTGACCTTAGACCTGATTCATCTACCATAGGAAGGGCTGATATGTTGAGTAACCTTCGATACCACACTAGCGTGATCATAGCACTATTTCAGTCTCTTGGGACCCTCTCTATCAGCTCTAGGCGTTTGAATATCCTGAG TGGCTATGCAGACCGGATTCGTGAGTTACTAGATGTTTCACGTGAGCTGTCTGGGGTCCGTGATAGATCGTTGAATCACAGCTCTTCTGTTGGGAATTACATCAGCGAAGCAAACCATATAGAATTTTCTGGTGTTAAG GTGGTGACACCCGCTGGGAACGTTTTGGTTGACGATTTAACTCTCCGAGTAGAAACTGGATCTAATCTTTTAATCACCG GTCCCAATGGTAGTGGAAAAAGCTCCCTTTTTCGGGTTCTTGGAGGCCTATGGCCGCTAGTATCTGGCCATATTGTCAAACCTGGTGTTGGTTCCGATCTTAACAAGGAAATCTTTTATGTCCCACAAAGACCATACACAGCTGTTGGCACACTTCGCGAACAACTAATCTATCCTCTTACAGCAGATCAGGAGACTGAACCACTTACCTATGATGGCATGGTGGACCTTCTAAAGAAT GTTGATCTGGAATACTTGCTAGAACGTTATCCTCTTGACAAGGAAGTTAACTGGGGTGATGAGCTATCCCTTGGCGAGCAACAAAGATTAGGAATGGCCAGGCTGTTCTACCATAAGCCAAAATTTGCTATTCTTGATGAGTGTACCAGTGCTGTGACAATTGATATGGAAGAACGTTTTTGCAAAAAGGTTCGAGCGATGGGAACATCATGCATAACAATATCTCATCGCCCAGCATTAGTTGCATTTCATAATATTGTTTTGTCATTGGACGGTGAAGGAGGGTGGGATGTTCAGCACAGAAG GGATGACTCATCCTTTTACACTGAAGACTCTGAACTTACATCACTGGAAACTGAACGTAAATCGGATGCCCTAATTGTTCAGAGGGCCTTTATGAACAGGGCAAAG AGCAATGCTTCATTAAGGTCCAAGGATTCCTACTCTACAAAGGTCATAGCAAATTCCACCAAGTTGGAAACAGGACAAACAGTACGAACACCTGTAATCCCACATTTACAATGCTCCCCAAGGCCTCTGCCTCTGAGAGCgactgcaatgctcaaaataTTG ATTCCTAAATTGCTTGACAAACAAGGAGGGCAGTTGCTTGCTGTCGCTCTACTTATTTTCTCTCGCACTGTGATCTCGGATCGTATTGCTTCGCTGAATG GGACCACTGTGAAGTTTGTCTTGGAGCAGGATAAAGCTGCTTTTGTTCGGCTGGTTGGCGTCAGTGTTCTGCAGAGTGCTGCAAATTCTTTTGTCGCACCATCTCTGAG AACCCTTACTTCAAGACTTGCCCTTGGATGGCGAATTCGCTTGACCAACCATTTGCTTCAATATTATTTGAGAAGAAATGCATTCTACAAG GTATTCAATATGTCGGGTAAAAGTATAGATGCAGACCAAAGACTAACACTTGATGTGGATAAGTTGACCACTGACCTTGCTGGCTTGGTTACTGGAATGGTAAAACCACTAGTTGACATTCTTTG GTTTACATGGAGAATGAAGCTTTTGTCCGGCCGTAGAGGAGTTGGTATATTGTATGCTTACATGTTACTAGGATTGGGTTTCCTGAGAGCTATATCCCCTGACTTTGGTCATCTTGCAAGTGAGGAACAAGAACTTGAAGGAACATTCAG GTTTATGCACTCGAGGCTGCGGACGCATGCTGAATCAATTGCTTTCTTTGGTGGTGGTTCAAGAGAAAAAGCT ATGGTTGAGGCTAAATTCATGAAACTGCTTAACCACTCAAAGGTTCTGTTGAGAAAACAATGGCTTTATGGTGTTGTTgatgattttgtgacaaagcaacTCCCACACAATGTGACATGGGGTCTGAGTTTGTTATATGCTCTGGAGCACAAGGGAGACAGAGCTTTGACTTCaacacaag GAGAGCTGGCACATGCTCTGCGGTTCTTGGCATCAGTGGTGTCACAAAGCTTCATAGCTTTCGGCGACATTCTTGAGTTACAtaagaaattccttgaactttctgGTGGGATTAATCGGATCTTTGAACTCGAGGAGATTCTGCGTGTAGCTCAAAAGG ATACCCCAGTGCCTTCCAGTGCCATTAGTGCAGCCTCAGACGAAATTATTGAATTCCATGAAGTGGATATTGTAACACCATCCCAGAAGCTATTAGCTAGGAAGCTGTCATGCAGTGTGGTACAAGGGAAAAGCCTTCTCTTGACTG GCCCCAATGGTACCGGGAAGAGCTCTGTTTTTAGGGTGCTCAGAGATTTATGGCCTGCCTTTTCTGGGAGAGTTACCAAGCCCTCTGAAGGGATGTTCCATGTTCCTCAGAGTCCATACACCAGCCTGGGAACTCTTAGGGATCAGATCATATACCCTCTGTCAAGGGAGGAAGCAGAGATGAAGATTCTTTCGTTATATAAGTCTA GCAACAGGTCTAGTGCCCCTGAGTTGCTAGACGATCACCTGAAGACGGTTCTTGTGAATGTTCGGTTGGTCTATCTTCTAGAGAGGGAAGGCTGGGACTCTACCCCAAACTGGGAAGACGTTTTATCGCTGGGAGAACAGCAGAGGCTTGGGATG GCTCGTTTGTTCTTCCACCATCCTAAATTCGGCATCCTCGACGAGTGCACAAA CGCTACGAGTGTTGATGTTGAAGAGCATCTGTACAGGCTAGCAACAGACATGGGCATAACTGTGATCACTTCGTCACAA AGGCCTGCTCTTATACCCTTCCACTCCGTGGAGCTTAAACTcatcgatggtgaggggaactgGGAGCTATGCGAGATCCAACATTGA